A section of the Drosophila sechellia strain sech25 chromosome 3L, ASM438219v1, whole genome shotgun sequence genome encodes:
- the LOC6605270 gene encoding probable fumarate hydratase, mitochondrial has product MSSNKKVETRQESDTLGPMEVPMDRYYGAQTMRCLINFRIGGEEERMPRQIIQAMGMLKKAAAETNQEFGLDPKLSTAISNAADDVISGKLYDEGHFPLPIWQTGSGTQSNMNSNEVIGNRAIELLGGRIGTKDPVHPNDHVNKSQSSNDTFPSAIHIAVATALTKDLRPAVTALRDSLQAKSNEWKDIIKIGRTHTQDAVPLTLGQEFSGYAQQLTNGLQRIDAVLPRVYQLALGGTAVGTGLNTRRGFAEKCVKRIAQLSGLPFVVAPNFFEALACRDAMVEVHGALNVLAVSLMKVTNDIRFLGSGPRCGLGELFLPENEPGSSIMPGKVNPTQCEAMTMICAQVMGNHVAVSVGGANGHFELNVFKPLIASNVLRSIKLLADGCISFNCNCVKGIKPNKEKLAKIVNESLMLVTALNPHIGYDKSAQIAKAAHKNGTTLKVEALNAGISEKDFNEWVRPEKMLGPS; this is encoded by the exons ATGAGCTCCAACAAGAAGGTTGAGACGCGCCAAGAGAGCGACACCCTGGGACCCATGGAGGTGCCCATGGATCGCTATTACGGCGCCCAGACGATGCGCTGCCTCATAAACTTTCGCATTGGCGGCGAGGAGGAGCGAATGCCG CGCCAGATAATCCAGGCCATGGGCATGCTGAAGAAGGCGGCAGCCGAAACAAACCAGGAATTCGGTTTGGATCCCAAACTGAGCACGGCCATTTCGAATGCGGCGGATGATGTGATCTCTGGAAAGCTTTATGATGAGGGTCACTTCCCGCTGCCCATTTGGCAGACGGGATCGGGCACCCAGAGCAACATGAACAGCAACGAGGTTATCGGGAATAGGGCCATCGAGCTGCTGGGCGGACGTATTGGTACCAAGGACCCAGTGCATCCCAACGACCATGTGAACAAGTCGCAGAGCTCCAACGACACCTTCCCGTCGGCCATTCACATTGCGGTGGCCACTGCGCTGACCAAGGATCTCCGACCGGCGGTTACCGCTCTGCGGGATTCACTGCAGGCCAAGTCGAATGAATGGAAGGATATCATCAAGATCGGACGTACCCACACGCAGGATGCAGTGCCGCTAACGCTGGGCCAGGAGTTCAGTGGCTATGCACAGCAGCTGACCAACGGGTTGCAGAGGATCGATGCGGTCCTGCCGCGAGTTTATCAGCTCGCACTGGGTGGAACAGCCGTGGGAACTGGACTGAATACCCGCCGAGGATTCGCCGAGAAGTGTGTCAAGCGGATTGCCCAGCTCAGTGGATTGCCCTTCGTGGTGGCGCCCAATTTTTTCGAGGCCCTGGCCTGCCGAGATGCCATGGTGGAGGTGCATGGAGCGCTCAATGTCTTGGCTGTTAGCCTGATGAAGGTCACCAATGATATACGCTTTCTGGGATCAGGACCACGTTGCGGACTGGGCGAGCTGTTTCTGCCGGAGAATGAGCCGGGCAGTTCTATCATGCCCGGCAAGGTGAATCCCACGCAGTGCGAGGCCATGACCATGATCTGTGCCCAGGTAATGGGCAACCACGTGGCCGTCTCCGTTGGCGGTGCCAATGGACACTTCGAGCTGAACGTTTTCAAGCCACTGATTGCATCTAATGTGCTCCGTTCCATCAAACTGCTGG CTGATGGGTGCATCAGCTTCAACTGCAACTGCGTCAAAGGCATTAAGCCTAACAAGGAGAAGCTGGCCAAGATCGTGAATGAGTCGCTAATGCTGGTGACAGCCCTCAATCCGCACATTGGCTATGACAAGTCGGCCCAGATTGCCAAGGCGGCGCACAAGAATGGAACTACTCTGAAGGTGGAGGCCTTGAACGCCGGCATATCGGAAAAGGACTTCAACGAGTGGGTGCGTCCCGAGAAGATGCTGGGTCCTTCTTAG